gacgttgatagcttcttcgttgctggagaaagaagcaagtccatcatctacgtagaagttcttcatgacgaactgtgtggcttcttgaccatgtctttcaccttgctgtgctgctcgtctcaggttgtagatagctactgctggagaagggctgtttccaaacacatgtaccttcatcctgtactctgtgatttctttgttaaagtcGTTGTCTGTATACCACAGGAACCttaagtagtctctgtgatcttcacgaacaaggaaacagtagaacatctgttgtacgtctgctgtcactgctatgAGTTCTTTTCTGAACCTGATGAGTACTCCAAGGAGTGTATTGTTCAGGTCAGGTCCGCTGAGAAGGACATAATTTAGTGAGATGCCTTTGTGCTTCGCACTAGAGTCAAATACTACGTGTATCTGGCCTGGTTTCTGAGGATGGTACACCCCAAATATTGGTAAGTACCAGTGTTCTTGGTTCTCTTGTAGTGGTGCCCTTTCAGCTTGATCGTTATCAAAGATCTTCTGCATGAAGACTTGGAACTGTttcttcatatttggctttctttgtagcatgtgctgcaacgaggtgaagcgtttctctgcttgtaccttgttgtcaggaaggcgatggcgtggtgaccggaagggtagaggggctacccagctgcctgatttgtctctgaagacttctctgtccatgatctcaaggaagagagtatcttccaccgagggtgctagcttgtcgtcatctcgtgttctttcaaacaccttacagcccagttcatctgtatctccagttgaggctaagtcttccatgcacctctggatactcggatgatgtgttgggtttacaagtctctctttaatgtgtagactgttggtacatgggcaaagacaagatgtacaaccattctgtaacagatgtgttctgtagacatttaccttttctggtttgtggagtccgtctagacatacttctccaacgatgacccatccgagatcaaggcgttgtgcaaatggtgcattgtgtggcccattgtactgttctctgactttgtgcactttgaggatatctctcccaagtagaaggatgattgcagcatctggatctagtgctggtatctggtctgctattcgcaccagatgggggtgatgacgagcaacttcaggtgtggggatctctgacctgtcgtctggtatctcatcacattctatgagggtaggaagagtcacctttgtctttccatctaatgactcaatgatgtagttgcttgctcttctccctgttgtctctacaactccagaacaagtcttcagggtgtatggagttggacttcctttgtcaccgaagaggtcaaagaactctgtttttgccagagatctgttactctgttcatccaagactgtgtacatcttgattgctttttctctgaagcctgcaggatacaccttgactaagcatatcttggaacatgatctggggcggccctgctctgtacagatctcagTACACTTTGAGGTTACTGCTGGCGTTGTACTCTCGCCTTGCTCCCCACCATGATCTTCTTGAGTTGTTGGAACTTCTTGTTTACATGGTGGTGGTCCTGGGTGCAGTGCTGACAGGTGTTTGTCACTGTTGCACTctgtgcattttattgtttttgtacagtcttttgcaagatgctgaattgaagcgcaacatctgaaacaaatgtgatttgtctttaaggtaagctttgcgctcttctaacgtcttacttctgaaactgcGACATTTTCTTAGTGGATGTGGCTTGTTGTGGATTAGAcatattttgtctggctcctcaactttcttacttgtgttgtcttcctgattgactgcagactcaggcgagacttctgtcttccgtacagaaactgttgctctgcgttctttgtaaggcgttggatgtttttgctctacctttggggagcttgcagttctcttgttcaggaaagcaaagcttggatcattgcgtgtttcagcttggtctacgatgaattcagcaaggaaggcaAATTATGGAAATGCGACTCGATGTTCTTTCTTGTATCTTGATGCTTGAGTGACCCACCTTTCCTgcaagttgaaaggaagtttctcgatttatgggatcaactccacgtgctgtatctaagtatgagagacctggcagatatccactagacttagcggcttctatttctaagagtaggtccccaaaccctctcagcttttgattgtctttgtttgtcattcttggatagttttctatccgcttcagaagagcatcttcaatcacttcaggtgacccatagcagtgttctagtctcctccacaccattgcaagtcctgctgctgcatcatgaacatgtactgatctgattctttgggcttgctcagtggactctggtcctagccatttgacgagcagatcaagcttttctctgtctgtcagatctaAGTCTTGGGTACCGCTTAGGAAAGATGACTTCCAGGCCCAGTAGTTTTCTGGACGGTCGTCGAATTTCATGAGACCAGCGCTCACTATCTCACGGCGCATCAGGAATCTTGCTACCTCTGTAGCTCTTGCTGCATCTGGTGAATACTTCCTGGGTGTAAACTCAGGGTATGGCTGCGGCTGGTAAGGCTGATGAGGTACTTGACTAAGTCTGCTTTCTTCTCCTCTGTTGTAAGTCTTTCTGCTATAATCCAGACTTGTATTTGCTTGAGGAGGGAGTACATCAGCATCCGTTTGCACTCTTGTCAGGTTGGCAGATTGGTCTCTGAGGATGTGACCACTTGACTTCCTACCCTGAGGTTCTGATTCAGTCTTGCAGTGTTGCGTAGAATCAAAGTTGCTTATTGCTGGTGGAGTCAATGATGGCCTTGGTGTGTCATTGAACTGCTGGTCAGTGTACATGGTTgcttgtgactgtatgtactcacgggtacgttggcttgcgctgaggggtgacatctgggtttctatgtcagcgaactgagcttcggcagcccttgtgagaacttctgcctcggctaaggctgctgcagcgtttttctgctgttgcagtaagtgtaaagatgcttgca
Above is a genomic segment from Hyla sarda isolate aHylSar1 chromosome 1, aHylSar1.hap1, whole genome shotgun sequence containing:
- the LOC130357523 gene encoding uncharacterized protein LOC130357523, yielding MQNPEHSTLTVNPQCSNKEEDTLPRSRSRCTTLSRASSQTNLTSVSADASRFKRHSSRHSSTTSLSSASAIATKARAKAEAACAMASYAKQEAELMKEQAKSESEALRRKAELMKEQAEALRRKAEVQASLHLLQQQKNAAAALAEAEVLTRAAEAQFADIETQMSPLSASQRTREYIQSQATMYTDQQFNDTPRPSLTPPAISNFDSTQHCKTESEPQGRKSSGHILRDQSANLTRVQTDADVLPPQANTSLDYSRKTYNRGEESRLSQVPHQPYQPQPYPEFTPRKYSPDAARATEVARFLMRREIVSAGLMKFDDRPENYWAWKSSFLSGTQDLDLTDREKLDLLVKWLGPESTEQAQRIRSVHVHDAAAGLAMVWRRLEHCYGSPEVIEDALLKRIENYPRMTNKDNQKLRGFGDLLLEIEAAKSSGYLPGLSYLDTARGVDPINRETSFQLAGKVGHSSIKIQERTSSRISIICLPC